A genomic segment from Alteribacillus bidgolensis encodes:
- a CDS encoding glycoside hydrolase family 97 catalytic domain-containing protein, which yields MEIKRRFISVFIFVLVMGLLLPTIETNASEKAANHGKSDNKNLKTSVSSPDGKVEIDFHLNKDGEPQYQLSFGGSSLIEPSSLGFDFKEQAPMNSNFEVTDTSIENYNEHWEPKWGDKRKIKNHYKQLTVYLQEKDDPNRKMNVEFRAFDDGVGFRYVLPEQENLDENLQITSENTEFNFSNNNDSWWIPNDWDSYEYNYTNSPLSEVEEVSTPFTMETPEGIHMSVHEAALVDYSGMALKAVEGEDHAFESHLAPWPDSDVKVKKDELPIETPWRTIQVGDNAGDLVESDMIMNLNEPTALEDTSWIEPMKYVGVWWEMISGKSTWESGPDHGATTENAKKYIDFASEHLNTEDQNIGLLVEGWNIGWDGNWIENGDLFSFTESYPDYDLEAVVDYAEEHGVEYMMHNETSGDILNYEDQMDEAYDMYQRMGIHAIKSGYVADHGIRNPEGQHHHGQYMVNHYLEAVKKAADHEIMINMHEPIKGTGLERTYPNWMSREGVSGMEYSAFGLDNNPPEHDTILPFTRQLGGPMDFTPGIFDTEVPYNDGARVDTTRAKQLALYVTISSGVQMVADLPENYLDEDGNILPEFQFIHDVPVTWDETMVPNAEIGDYTTTVRRSGDEWYMGSITDEHARDLEIDLDFLENGKKYVAEVYSDESESHYEDSPHEVTINKVIVDSKDTFTSSLAAGGGQAVKFTPATKEERKELQKYEESEVSVSYEKVPETIQSNDTFEVTVNVSNDGTITLGKNIEMIIDSEVVAEEKVRVDPGETKEVSIPYDKLFEPGDHQISVNDLESKTIKVEEKEPVFKYSNLEVSSKEQEITATAKVTNFGSSKGTVEVPMYLDGKEVDSQEVQVPAKAGGGTKEVAFTHELAEKGIYEVAIGDLETQTVTLPSINLSGEWLFQKGDNEDWKEAEWDDSDWQQVTLPSSWEEHSDYTEDNVYGWYRKTINIPAEWEGHPLKVTLGKIDDVDITYFNGEKIGQSGEFPTDEEGEGMDTAWDQVREYEIPTEAIKYGQENEISIRVFDGSGGGGLYDGPLDPIEIRKLDH from the coding sequence ATGGAAATTAAGAGGAGATTCATATCTGTTTTTATATTTGTTTTAGTCATGGGTCTTTTGCTACCAACAATAGAGACGAATGCGTCTGAAAAGGCTGCTAACCACGGGAAATCTGATAATAAAAACTTAAAAACATCCGTAAGCTCACCTGATGGCAAGGTAGAAATTGACTTTCATCTCAATAAAGACGGTGAGCCTCAATATCAACTTTCTTTTGGAGGTTCCAGTCTTATTGAACCTTCCTCTTTAGGTTTTGATTTCAAAGAACAAGCACCCATGAACAGTAATTTTGAGGTAACAGACACATCTATTGAAAATTATAATGAGCATTGGGAACCTAAATGGGGAGACAAAAGAAAGATTAAAAATCATTATAAGCAATTAACCGTATACTTACAGGAAAAAGATGACCCTAATCGAAAAATGAACGTGGAATTCCGGGCCTTTGACGATGGTGTTGGGTTTAGGTATGTGTTACCAGAGCAAGAGAATTTGGATGAAAATCTACAAATTACTTCTGAAAACACTGAATTTAACTTTTCAAATAACAATGATTCTTGGTGGATTCCCAACGATTGGGACAGTTATGAATATAACTACACCAACAGTCCATTAAGCGAAGTAGAGGAAGTCAGTACACCGTTTACTATGGAAACACCGGAAGGCATTCACATGTCAGTGCATGAAGCGGCATTAGTTGATTATTCAGGTATGGCTTTGAAAGCAGTGGAAGGTGAAGACCATGCATTTGAGAGTCATTTAGCCCCATGGCCGGACAGCGATGTTAAAGTTAAAAAAGATGAATTGCCAATCGAAACACCATGGAGAACCATACAAGTGGGTGATAACGCTGGTGATTTGGTGGAATCGGATATGATTATGAATTTAAACGAACCAACTGCACTAGAAGATACTTCTTGGATTGAACCGATGAAATATGTCGGTGTGTGGTGGGAAATGATCAGCGGCAAATCTACTTGGGAATCAGGCCCAGATCATGGAGCGACGACCGAAAATGCTAAAAAATACATTGATTTTGCTAGCGAGCATTTGAATACAGAAGATCAAAATATCGGTCTACTAGTTGAAGGCTGGAACATTGGTTGGGATGGAAATTGGATAGAAAACGGGGATTTATTTAGCTTCACTGAATCTTATCCAGACTATGATTTAGAAGCAGTTGTAGACTACGCAGAAGAACACGGTGTTGAGTATATGATGCACAATGAAACGAGTGGGGATATCTTAAATTATGAAGACCAGATGGATGAGGCATATGACATGTATCAACGCATGGGGATTCATGCTATTAAAAGTGGGTATGTCGCAGATCACGGTATTAGAAACCCCGAAGGACAGCATCACCATGGGCAATATATGGTGAACCATTATTTAGAAGCTGTAAAAAAAGCAGCGGACCATGAAATCATGATTAATATGCATGAGCCCATTAAAGGTACAGGGCTAGAACGTACCTATCCTAACTGGATGAGTCGGGAAGGCGTTAGTGGAATGGAGTACAGTGCCTTTGGCTTAGATAATAACCCACCTGAGCACGATACAATACTTCCATTTACTAGACAATTAGGAGGGCCCATGGATTTCACTCCTGGTATTTTTGATACAGAAGTGCCGTATAACGATGGTGCAAGGGTAGACACAACACGTGCAAAGCAATTAGCATTATATGTCACCATTTCTAGTGGTGTGCAAATGGTAGCTGATTTACCAGAAAATTATCTAGATGAAGACGGAAATATTTTACCGGAGTTTCAATTTATTCATGATGTTCCAGTCACTTGGGATGAAACGATGGTTCCAAATGCAGAAATTGGAGACTACACTACTACAGTCCGCCGCAGTGGGGATGAATGGTATATGGGAAGTATTACTGACGAGCATGCAAGAGATTTAGAAATTGACCTCGATTTTCTCGAAAACGGAAAGAAGTATGTGGCTGAAGTTTATTCTGATGAATCAGAATCACATTACGAAGACAGTCCACATGAAGTTACTATAAATAAGGTTATTGTGGATTCTAAAGATACTTTTACTTCATCGTTAGCTGCAGGAGGAGGACAGGCTGTGAAATTTACTCCTGCGACGAAAGAAGAAAGGAAAGAACTGCAGAAATACGAAGAATCAGAAGTTTCGGTGTCTTATGAAAAAGTGCCTGAAACCATTCAATCAAACGATACGTTTGAAGTAACCGTAAACGTTAGTAATGACGGAACGATAACATTAGGAAAAAATATTGAGATGATAATTGACAGCGAAGTAGTGGCAGAAGAAAAAGTCAGAGTAGATCCGGGAGAAACGAAAGAAGTAAGCATTCCATACGATAAACTGTTCGAGCCAGGTGATCATCAAATTAGCGTTAATGACCTTGAGAGTAAAACAATTAAAGTAGAAGAGAAAGAACCTGTTTTTAAGTATAGTAATTTAGAAGTAAGCTCAAAAGAGCAGGAGATTACAGCGACAGCTAAAGTAACGAACTTTGGAAGCAGCAAAGGTACCGTGGAGGTGCCAATGTATCTTGATGGAAAAGAAGTCGACAGCCAAGAAGTACAAGTTCCTGCCAAGGCAGGCGGAGGCACCAAAGAAGTGGCTTTCACACATGAACTCGCAGAAAAAGGGATATACGAAGTTGCAATAGGTGATCTTGAAACACAAACCGTAACTTTACCATCCATCAATCTCTCTGGGGAATGGCTATTTCAAAAAGGAGACAATGAAGATTGGAAAGAAGCTGAATGGGATGACAGCGATTGGCAGCAAGTAACGCTTCCATCCAGCTGGGAAGAACATTCCGATTATACAGAAGATAATGTGTATGGCTGGTACCGGAAAACAATTAATATTCCGGCAGAGTGGGAAGGACATCCCCTTAAAGTGACACTGGGGAAAATTGATGATGTAGATATCACTTACTTTAACGGAGAAAAAATCGGCCAATCTGGTGAATTTCCAACTGATGAGGAAGGAGAAGGAATGGATACAGCCTGGGACCAGGTCCGAGAATATGAAATTCCTACTGAAGCTATAAAGTATGGCCAAGAAAACGAGATCAGTATCCGGGTTTTTGATGGCTCCGGGGGTGGTGGATTGTATGATGGTCCCTTAGATCCCATTGAAATAAGGAAATTAGATCATTAA
- a CDS encoding IscS subfamily cysteine desulfurase, whose protein sequence is MIYLDHCATTPMSEEAGQTYIKTSQSFYGNEQSLHDAGDSAGQLLDHCKKELASILNGEASGFYFTSGGSDSNITALLSLAYGNQGRGTHIITSPLEHPSVYQALEKLKSEGFEVEETAVQPNGQISLASIKELIREDTILITICHASSETGVIQPIEEIGSLAQDHGILFHCDAVQTFAKIPIDIKKNRISAISMSAHKVYGPKNTGACYIDPAAAWKSMYPGVVHQQGIKPGTIDVPGIAAFTTASLNLYEKRELVTAAWRQMQSWFLKQLNDDVFSLIGDKKKRLPHHLALRAHRREGQWIMLECNRKNIAISSGSACKTSYSDPPKSLIAMGCSPEEAHGLFRISFGVDTTYEELAAVAETLNELAASSMNVQV, encoded by the coding sequence TTGATTTATTTAGATCATTGTGCAACCACACCAATGAGTGAAGAGGCAGGGCAAACGTATATAAAAACGTCGCAGTCGTTTTATGGAAATGAACAAAGTTTACATGATGCTGGTGACTCCGCTGGACAATTGCTTGATCATTGTAAGAAAGAACTTGCAAGCATTTTAAATGGCGAAGCGTCTGGTTTTTATTTTACGAGCGGGGGATCTGACAGTAATATTACCGCTCTCTTAAGCCTTGCCTATGGCAATCAGGGACGAGGTACCCATATTATCACCTCTCCCCTTGAACATCCTTCCGTCTATCAGGCATTAGAAAAGCTGAAATCAGAAGGGTTTGAAGTCGAAGAAACGGCCGTACAGCCTAACGGTCAAATTTCGCTTGCTTCTATAAAAGAATTAATTCGCGAGGATACGATTTTAATCACGATCTGCCATGCAAGCAGCGAAACCGGTGTGATTCAGCCGATTGAAGAGATAGGCTCACTTGCGCAAGATCATGGTATATTATTTCATTGTGACGCGGTCCAAACCTTTGCAAAAATACCTATCGATATAAAAAAGAATAGGATAAGCGCCATATCTATGTCGGCTCATAAAGTGTACGGACCCAAAAACACAGGAGCCTGCTATATCGACCCTGCCGCAGCATGGAAAAGTATGTACCCCGGCGTTGTTCACCAACAAGGGATCAAACCAGGCACCATCGATGTACCCGGAATTGCTGCCTTTACAACCGCTTCCTTAAACTTGTATGAAAAAAGAGAGCTAGTAACAGCAGCTTGGCGCCAGATGCAGAGCTGGTTTTTAAAACAGTTAAACGACGATGTTTTTTCTCTCATTGGAGACAAAAAGAAACGCCTCCCCCATCACCTGGCTTTGCGGGCACATAGACGGGAAGGCCAGTGGATCATGTTAGAGTGCAACCGGAAAAACATCGCCATTTCTTCAGGGAGCGCCTGCAAAACTTCTTACTCTGATCCGCCGAAAAGTCTTATAGCCATGGGATGTAGTCCCGAAGAAGCACACGGTTTGTTTCGGATTAGTTTTGGTGTGGATACGACGTATGAAGAACTCGCAGCTGTGGCAGAAACATTAAATGAACTAGCTGCAAGCAGCATGAACGTTCAAGTGTAG